A window of Chloroflexota bacterium contains these coding sequences:
- a CDS encoding aldehyde dehydrogenase EutE, giving the protein MDVEERRIQAIVQEVMRRLGEERPVAEAPPRPELRSAPAQPEPLHGEDGVFPDIDSAIMAASTAFHQLDRMTLTTRYHIVDAMRRAAKDNAELLARLAWQETGMGRPEDKTKKNLLVATKTPGPEILEPFAWTGDHGLTLVERAPYGVIAAITPSTNPTSTIICNAIGMISAGNAVVFNAHPAAKNCSVKTVQLLNRAIVSAGGPPNLLTLVPEPTIEGAQYLMKHPAINLLVVTGGPGVVKVAMASGKKAICAGPGNPPVVVDETADLDVAGKGIVEGASFDNNVVCVLEKEIIAVDSIADQLKASILSHGAVELASWQMKRLEKVIFSEIRSGREESVINKAWVGKNASLILKEIGMNVDEKVRLALAEVDRDHPLVWTEQLMPVIPLVRVANADEAIDLAIAAEGRRYHTAVMYSKHIDRLSRMARECNCSIFVKNGPSLAGLGFNGEGFTSFSIASPTGEGLTSPISFSRLRRCVLVDSFRIV; this is encoded by the coding sequence ATGGACGTGGAAGAGCGTCGCATCCAGGCTATCGTACAAGAGGTGATGCGACGCCTGGGCGAGGAGCGCCCAGTAGCGGAGGCGCCCCCTCGCCCCGAGTTGCGTTCTGCTCCCGCTCAGCCTGAGCCACTACATGGCGAAGACGGCGTCTTTCCTGATATTGATTCAGCGATCATGGCGGCCAGCACCGCTTTCCATCAACTTGATAGGATGACCCTAACGACACGCTATCACATTGTGGATGCTATGCGCCGCGCGGCGAAGGATAACGCCGAACTGCTCGCCCGCCTGGCCTGGCAGGAGACAGGTATGGGCAGGCCGGAGGACAAAACAAAGAAAAACTTGCTTGTCGCCACGAAAACTCCCGGCCCCGAAATCCTGGAGCCATTTGCTTGGACTGGCGACCACGGCCTGACCTTGGTGGAACGTGCTCCCTACGGTGTCATCGCCGCCATCACGCCTAGCACTAACCCTACTTCGACCATTATCTGTAATGCGATTGGTATGATCTCCGCTGGGAACGCTGTAGTGTTTAACGCCCATCCGGCAGCGAAGAACTGTTCAGTAAAAACGGTGCAGTTGCTTAACCGAGCGATTGTTAGTGCAGGCGGTCCACCCAACCTTCTAACGCTTGTCCCCGAGCCAACTATTGAGGGTGCTCAATACTTGATGAAGCACCCTGCCATCAATCTGTTGGTGGTGACTGGCGGGCCAGGCGTGGTCAAGGTAGCGATGGCCAGCGGTAAGAAAGCCATCTGCGCTGGGCCCGGTAATCCGCCGGTCGTGGTGGATGAAACCGCAGATCTGGACGTGGCTGGCAAAGGCATTGTGGAAGGCGCTTCCTTCGACAATAACGTCGTCTGCGTGCTGGAGAAAGAGATCATTGCAGTGGACTCCATTGCCGATCAGTTGAAAGCGTCTATTTTATCCCATGGCGCGGTTGAGCTCGCCTCCTGGCAGATGAAGCGATTAGAAAAGGTGATCTTCAGCGAAATCCGCTCCGGCCGCGAAGAAAGCGTGATCAACAAGGCTTGGGTAGGCAAGAATGCCTCCCTCATCCTCAAAGAGATCGGGATGAACGTGGACGAGAAAGTGCGGTTAGCATTGGCAGAAGTTGACCGGGACCATCCACTGGTGTGGACGGAACAACTGATGCCGGTGATACCGTTGGTGCGCGTTGCCAATGCGGATGAAGCGATAGATTTGGCCATCGCGGCTGAGGGGAGGCGTTATCACACTGCGGTGATGTATTCCAAGCACATTGATCGCTTGAGTCGCATGGCCCGTGAATGTAATTGTTCGATCTTCGTCAAGAATGGACCTTCGCTGGCCGGACTCGGCTTCAACGGCGAGGGTTTCACTTCATTTTCGATCGCCAGTCCCACGGGTGAAGGCTTGACTTCTCCCATCTCTTTCTCGCGTTTGCGTCGCTGCGTCTTAGTGGATTCATTCAGGATTGTGTGA
- a CDS encoding 4Fe-4S dicluster domain-containing protein, with amino-acid sequence MADHIVDRVRSAGVVGAGGAGFPTHVKLAAKVDTVIANGAECEPLLHADRHLMTRHPDEILRGLSLAMEATGATRGIVALKAAYHDARAGLEAALPRYKNVTLCLLGSYYPAGDEFILVYEATGRKVPEGGIPLEVGAVVNNVGTLYNVARAQDGQPVTHRYMTVTGEVKSPATLRLPIGVNFAQVVEWVGGYTKPVEDLALVAGGAMMGRVVTPDDVVTKTTGGLLVLPKDNVVVQHMTRPLNNAVRRGRSTCDQCRDCTDLCPRYLLGHALQPHDIMRNLNYGLTFPTEIVTAAVLCCECRLCEAYACPLELSPIAYYRAVKSQLRAAGWKNVTHRRKDYEPHPFFDFRRVPVSRLIDKLGLTKYKNYDVPLDERDLVPPSVCIPLRQHTGVPAKPVVRVGDRVKVGDLVAEIPQGALGANVHASIAGKVSEVTEEYIRVDSC; translated from the coding sequence ATGGCTGACCACATTGTGGACCGTGTGCGTTCCGCTGGCGTCGTTGGGGCGGGGGGCGCAGGCTTTCCCACCCACGTCAAATTGGCGGCCAAAGTGGATACCGTCATCGCGAACGGTGCGGAATGCGAGCCCCTTTTACACGCTGACCGGCATCTTATGACTCGCCATCCAGACGAAATACTGCGCGGGCTTAGCCTGGCCATGGAAGCAACTGGCGCGACTCGGGGCATCGTAGCCCTGAAAGCAGCATACCACGATGCACGAGCCGGGCTTGAAGCGGCCTTGCCGCGCTACAAGAACGTCACGCTTTGTCTCCTGGGCAGTTATTATCCGGCAGGGGATGAGTTCATTTTGGTCTACGAGGCCACCGGTCGCAAAGTACCCGAGGGCGGTATTCCTCTCGAAGTGGGTGCTGTTGTCAACAATGTGGGGACGCTCTACAACGTGGCACGGGCTCAGGATGGCCAACCCGTCACCCACCGTTACATGACTGTGACAGGGGAAGTGAAGTCTCCTGCTACCTTGCGGCTACCCATTGGAGTGAATTTCGCCCAGGTGGTAGAGTGGGTCGGTGGCTACACAAAGCCGGTCGAGGATCTTGCGTTGGTGGCTGGTGGGGCGATGATGGGCCGTGTAGTTACTCCTGATGATGTGGTGACCAAAACAACAGGTGGGTTGTTAGTGCTGCCAAAAGACAACGTCGTCGTGCAACATATGACCCGACCGTTGAACAATGCGGTCCGGCGTGGTCGGTCCACCTGCGATCAGTGCCGCGACTGCACAGATCTGTGCCCCCGCTACCTGTTGGGTCACGCATTGCAGCCGCATGATATCATGCGCAATCTCAATTATGGTCTGACTTTCCCCACCGAGATTGTCACGGCAGCAGTGTTGTGTTGTGAGTGTCGTTTGTGCGAAGCCTATGCGTGTCCTCTGGAACTTTCACCCATAGCCTACTATCGGGCGGTGAAGAGCCAGTTGCGGGCTGCTGGCTGGAAGAATGTGACCCATCGGCGGAAGGATTACGAACCACATCCGTTCTTTGATTTCCGTCGGGTGCCAGTCTCGCGCCTGATTGACAAACTGGGCTTGACGAAGTATAAAAATTATGACGTTCCTTTGGATGAGCGCGACTTGGTGCCGCCATCGGTGTGCATTCCCTTGCGCCAACACACTGGCGTACCAGCCAAGCCGGTCGTGCGTGTTGGTGACAGGGTGAAAGTCGGTGACCTCGTGGCGGAGATACCACAGGGTGCACTGGGGGCAAATGTGCATGCCTCTATTGCGGGCAAGGTATCAGAAGTCACGGAAGAATACATCCGCGTGGACTCGTGCTGA
- a CDS encoding BMC domain-containing protein, whose protein sequence is MEPAIGLIEVNSIAQGIKVGDAMCKRAPINLLESRTVCPGKYIVLIGGDTGPVQESLEAGVEVAAETLVDKLFLPNVHLSVFPAIAGAVEMEYVEALGIIETISVASTIVAADAAAKAAAVTLTEIRLANGLGGKSFVLMVGRVPDVEASVEAGTKVIKEDGTLIRAVVIPQLHEDMRQKIT, encoded by the coding sequence ATGGAACCTGCTATCGGCTTAATCGAAGTGAATAGCATTGCCCAAGGCATCAAGGTGGGTGATGCCATGTGCAAGCGTGCGCCAATCAACCTACTCGAGTCTCGCACCGTCTGCCCCGGCAAGTATATCGTACTAATTGGTGGGGACACGGGCCCAGTACAGGAATCATTGGAAGCCGGAGTTGAGGTTGCTGCAGAAACTCTGGTGGATAAACTATTCTTGCCCAACGTCCACCTCTCCGTTTTCCCCGCCATTGCCGGTGCAGTGGAGATGGAGTACGTCGAAGCACTAGGCATCATCGAGACTATCAGCGTGGCTTCTACTATCGTTGCAGCAGACGCGGCGGCAAAAGCGGCCGCCGTTACTCTCACCGAGATCCGCTTAGCGAATGGCCTGGGCGGCAAATCTTTCGTGCTCATGGTAGGCCGTGTGCCTGATGTGGAGGCATCAGTTGAAGCGGGCACTAAAGTCATCAAAGAAGATGGGACGCTTATCCGGGCGGTGGTCATCCCCCAATTGCACGAAGATATGAGGCAGAAAATAACTTAG
- a CDS encoding EutN/CcmL family microcompartment protein yields MQLGRIIGTLVATRKHEALQGVKLLIVQPLTPEEQPDGEPVIAVDGTHMAGPGEIIYMIGGREASMVLPAEKMFTPVDHGIVGIVDQIYVALDREK; encoded by the coding sequence ATGCAACTCGGACGAATTATCGGCACACTCGTTGCCACGCGAAAACACGAGGCCCTCCAAGGGGTCAAATTACTCATCGTACAACCCCTCACGCCTGAGGAGCAACCTGATGGCGAGCCAGTGATCGCTGTGGATGGCACTCACATGGCTGGGCCCGGCGAGATCATCTACATGATAGGTGGACGTGAAGCCTCGATGGTGCTGCCGGCTGAAAAAATGTTCACACCAGTGGACCATGGTATTGTGGGCATCGTGGATCAGATTTATGTGGCGTTGGATAGAGAGAAATAA
- a CDS encoding EutN/CcmL family microcompartment protein has protein sequence MLIGRVIGNIVSTIKHSDHSKHKLMLVQPLTPEGRPYKKPIIAIDVVDAGPGEVVFFVDEGNAARQLLGLEPGCVRAVIVGFVDEVQLVDEKGRQTSWTPNRIHLTERSSG, from the coding sequence ATGCTCATCGGTCGGGTCATTGGCAACATTGTGTCCACCATCAAGCATAGCGACCATAGCAAGCACAAACTGATGCTTGTCCAGCCTCTTACGCCCGAAGGGAGACCCTACAAAAAACCCATCATCGCGATTGATGTGGTGGACGCTGGCCCGGGTGAAGTGGTCTTCTTTGTGGACGAAGGAAACGCGGCCCGACAGTTGCTTGGCTTGGAACCTGGTTGTGTTCGTGCTGTCATAGTAGGTTTTGTAGATGAAGTGCAATTGGTGGATGAGAAAGGCCGTCAGACTTCCTGGACTCCTAATCGGATACACCTGACCGAGAGAAGTAGCGGATGA